A part of Astyanax mexicanus isolate ESR-SI-001 chromosome 2, AstMex3_surface, whole genome shotgun sequence genomic DNA contains:
- the ehf gene encoding ETS homologous factor isoform X2, translating to MVLHSGCSMSASTIPASVSAENQLPASWSPHYNCPDVSMMTSGYAGRLWSQDLHPQYWSKYQVWEWLQQMLDMHQIDATAIPFNNFDLDGRQLCSMTYQDFTRLTGSFGPILYQSLTDLSQSKWTGQYGSSADMFTSGDIKTELDDLPCTILSFKEEPSFYATSELFDIKTPFQPSTMMTSPAPSSPDTKRSHSRSNQVKKHNPRGTHLWEFIRDILLNPERNPGLIKWEDRSEGVFRFLKSEAVAQLWGKKKNNSSMTYEKLSRAMRYYYKREILERVDGRRLVYKFGRNARGWRETEK from the exons ATGGTCCTTCATAGCGGCTGCAGCATGAGTGCCAGTACCATCCCTGCCAGTGTGAGTGCTGAGAACCAGCTGCCTGCCTCCTGGAGCCCCCACTACAACTGCCCAGATG TTTCCATGATGACGTCTGGCTACGCTGGACGACTATGGTCTCAGGACCTCCATCCACAGTACTGGTCCAAATATCAAGTGTGGGAGTGGCTTCAGCAGATGCTGGACATGCACCAGATAGATGCCACAGCCATACCCTTCAATAACTTTGATCTGGATGGGAGGCAGCTGTGTAGCATGACCTATCAGGACTTCACCCGCCTGACTGGATCCTTCGGGCCTATCCTCTACCAGAGTCTGACTGACCTCAGTCAGTCCAAGTGGACCG GTCAGTATGGCTCTTCAGCAGATATGTTCACATCAGGGGATATTAAAACAGAATTAGATG ATCTTCCTTGCACAATCTTGTCTTTCAAGGAGGAGCCCAGCTTTTACGCCACTTCAG AGCTTTTTGACATTAAAACCCCATTTCAACCTTCTACCATGATGACCTCTCCAGCCCCCTCAAGTCCCG ACACCAAAAGGTCCCACAGTCGTTCCAACCAAGTCAAAAAACACA acCCTCGTGGGACCCATCTGTGGGAGTTCATACGCGACATCTTGTTGAACCCAGAGAGGAACCCAGGCCTCATTAAGTGGGAGGACAGGTCCGAGGGGGTGTTTCGCTTTCTAAAGTCGGAGGCAGTAGCACAGCTCTGGGGCAAAAAGAAGAacaacagcagcatgacctacgaGAAGCTCAGTCGAGCGATGAG GTATTACTACAAACGGGAGATTCTAGAGCGTGTAGACGGGCGCAGGCTGGTCTACAAGTTCGGAAGGAATGCTCGTGGTTGGAGAGAAACTGAGAAGTGA
- the ehf gene encoding ETS homologous factor isoform X1 produces the protein MVLHSGCSMSASTIPASVSAENQLPASWSPHYNCPDVSMMTSGYAGRLWSQDLHPQYWSKYQVWEWLQQMLDMHQIDATAIPFNNFDLDGRQLCSMTYQDFTRLTGSFGPILYQSLTDLSQSKWTGQYGSSADMFTSGDIKTELDADLPCTILSFKEEPSFYATSELFDIKTPFQPSTMMTSPAPSSPDTKRSHSRSNQVKKHNPRGTHLWEFIRDILLNPERNPGLIKWEDRSEGVFRFLKSEAVAQLWGKKKNNSSMTYEKLSRAMRYYYKREILERVDGRRLVYKFGRNARGWRETEK, from the exons ATGGTCCTTCATAGCGGCTGCAGCATGAGTGCCAGTACCATCCCTGCCAGTGTGAGTGCTGAGAACCAGCTGCCTGCCTCCTGGAGCCCCCACTACAACTGCCCAGATG TTTCCATGATGACGTCTGGCTACGCTGGACGACTATGGTCTCAGGACCTCCATCCACAGTACTGGTCCAAATATCAAGTGTGGGAGTGGCTTCAGCAGATGCTGGACATGCACCAGATAGATGCCACAGCCATACCCTTCAATAACTTTGATCTGGATGGGAGGCAGCTGTGTAGCATGACCTATCAGGACTTCACCCGCCTGACTGGATCCTTCGGGCCTATCCTCTACCAGAGTCTGACTGACCTCAGTCAGTCCAAGTGGACCG GTCAGTATGGCTCTTCAGCAGATATGTTCACATCAGGGGATATTAAAACAGAATTAGATG cAGATCTTCCTTGCACAATCTTGTCTTTCAAGGAGGAGCCCAGCTTTTACGCCACTTCAG AGCTTTTTGACATTAAAACCCCATTTCAACCTTCTACCATGATGACCTCTCCAGCCCCCTCAAGTCCCG ACACCAAAAGGTCCCACAGTCGTTCCAACCAAGTCAAAAAACACA acCCTCGTGGGACCCATCTGTGGGAGTTCATACGCGACATCTTGTTGAACCCAGAGAGGAACCCAGGCCTCATTAAGTGGGAGGACAGGTCCGAGGGGGTGTTTCGCTTTCTAAAGTCGGAGGCAGTAGCACAGCTCTGGGGCAAAAAGAAGAacaacagcagcatgacctacgaGAAGCTCAGTCGAGCGATGAG GTATTACTACAAACGGGAGATTCTAGAGCGTGTAGACGGGCGCAGGCTGGTCTACAAGTTCGGAAGGAATGCTCGTGGTTGGAGAGAAACTGAGAAGTGA